In Oryza sativa Japonica Group chromosome 3, ASM3414082v1, one DNA window encodes the following:
- the LOC136355733 gene encoding SCAR-like protein 1 isoform X1 — MIRYQIRNEYGLSDPELYAPGEKDDPEALLEGVAMAGLVGVLRQLGDLAEFAAEIFHDLHEDVMATASRGHGLMLRLRQLEAEFPAVEKAIISQSDHSNYPHDDGVEWHTNLQIDQNMITQGDMPRFILDSYEECRGPPRLFTLDKFDVAGAGASLKRYSDPSFFKTEHSSDMIETDAVIEKKPRKIKKKALRWRKGETLESLLIANSESHTTSKDRSSRKVPPRTTKLKYRYPRESDHKNISRICREHLQEIISSQQKIFSNYSSRYYHPKFRLTESSETASSFGEIDNFSARAQSSAKLELTKVVPINEFDTKGIAPTHINGSDCLEALEADDRQLQATQHEPDKVEDVCKRSLVEQNAMLSNSDRMQSVQEENLLSAMVPADQNDDRCRPDDTGSDQENFVDALNNMESEGEAHAEMKIKKDPGAKMELDELNFHRDEGENERHTEFSELGHVIDSSPWLNDSYNGGEPNHAISSNTNFSGVDCTNDEEPSNDVDLMEMDVSSSSSVFSDDNDVFRTNGNMNGFQQYQEASLSNDHHAVIAHSSDKQSSQKSSGLDGSSIESNDFIEKPFHSLEDDKNFAPDGTSVILGRPNDVSQCEEEIEVGNADDSLLQPTISNQEVHRSNNQLEGVAMHASISSGKVASFPDMDPGMCTKDLELDNVLVPKETVANTPPTGLGTDHIHEHVDELDSGVAPINSSIQSDSTYESDDDDMAEDLNSLPEDDLYKHDVEDLYKHVLEDDGIIALGKGPCSTRANMHQEDPMEVSDVRGDFSNGQELPVLTETASPQGELVGGGELPLLTETASPQGGEEDLADEVVVISSRDLNDEKKPSLAEVPLACGDASLLDSSASCLEHDESTETGEIAKSDEVLVNVEVAEESITGRFTDDMTPFQEDLPDGAKYSEDAEFLANPRVDNSRHDVQLQSSSPCREELETVKAPCENLCALDESREHIFEKSVLQINNLPQHIETKNTGEACSDIDDIQHLSALHCPKNPVCQEELPDETNLSADVQYHCDVEKGGAVILNSKMVEEQPENIDLVREPRAQDSFGTNPFMDPGYKANHALADPCPSYQPCFSEEEQDFISELLIPHGNMGIEDLNPVPVADSLWEPATPPDEVPLPSEVMTEEDFRSFCHEYHEMDLTATPESIDDKPASDSNVVSSSLVTSESEFLYCVSAVRTGVDQEESRDAPDDTLMHFSAKADPDDKAANSDLKSDEPFIDEKIHELGVPSVPMELEVEQHALHEVDSHGDSQLLDNDMIDETCSSPSGNSIAVKDKQETCANLVSRAFINERTDELEVPVSNSVLLEPSEEVHDSDEYNYQDVPWSSTDEGRDEVDAHPLSKRIQTQGSEALVLGELDSRAVPSCSVNEMADHVDAPPLSTVLEAEQEPEDCISGEHNSQVTKSSLVDEKIGELDDASPLSNTLLAEMEREVCVPGKSASQIASCSPTPSNEKIDELNAPPLSSSGLIELESEDSVSGDLDSQIIPCSSPNDKTNEPDGATSTHVLPVELEQEVCSFPELDSLVAPCSLNDDKVCELDEPPCKQLESENGSYCLPQVDCQIEPCYSESVVLSEASTMSSANAMPSTEETYRLSSPVPPPNEPFSNVSYEDPQKPPPLPPLLWRLGKPRLGIASTKGHMLEPERGKGPVLHTSDAGMDNMPGCLSGMTESIEPVSSQEIKERHLDPILDNNERGVEFRRLATPPTANDVAVTEHVQLFSDACENIKHQERVSSSETEAEEHQNGTGITDVMDSHPPKPLFLVPSISQQGLQGSVFPSDTSDNGEHSSYTSRAVSEDEKTVDDHNAACAMDLHITSSSASSHVSENGCNQQSHGESLPVTSVDKVHTSDASCEDNKLKNHFITSEVCSDATNLSASGLLTEEENIHNVEDQYEGPLPSEESSGCLDYPHDDHNSEKEDIHQPDGYAASPGNNNHFDSSHEGGYLHAEQPPVMGWTVRPQMLHPNYGISMEENQFEPKVEDHLLIKKPVSIRNIPRNPLVDAVAAHDRSTMRKVSELVAPTDKSKPNERNLLLEQIRNKTFNLKPVSSAKQPTIRTPPRASTRNLKVAAIIEKANAIRQAVGSDDEDGDNWSESSDT, encoded by the exons ATGATACGGTACCAGATACGGAACGAGTACGGGCTGTCGGATCCGGAGCTGTACGCGCCGGGGGAGAAGGATGACCCGGAGGCGCTCCTCGAGGGGGTCGCCATGGCGGGGCTCGTCGGCGTGCTCCGCCAGCTCGGGGATCTCGCGGA GTTTGCAGCTGAAATATTTCACGACCTGCATGAAGATGTGATGGCCACTGCTTCTAGAGGGCATGGTTTAATGCTTCGGTTGCGACAGTTAGAGGCAGAATTTCCTGCAGTTGAGAAGGCCATTATATCCCAGTCTGACCATTCAAATTACCCACATGATGACG GTGTTGAGTGGCACACAAATCTTCAGATTGATCAAAATATGATTACTCAAGGAGATATGCCCCGTTTCATTTTGGATTCATATGAAGAATGCCGTGGCCCACCACGTTTATTCACATTGGATAA GTTTGATGTTGCTGGTGCTGGGGCCTCCTTGAAACGATACTCAGACCCATCTTTCTTCAAGACAGAACATTCCTCGGACATGATAGAAACGGATGCTGTGATAGAAAAGAAGCCCCGCAAAATTAAG AAAAAAGCTTTGCGTTGGAGGAAAGGAGAAACACTCGAATCATTGCTTATCGCAAACTCTGA ATCCCACACTACCTCAAAGGATCGATCATCTAGAAAAGTTCCACCAAGGACAACAAAGTTGAAATACAGGTATCCTCGGGAGTCTGATCATAAGAACATTAGCAGAATATGCAGAGAGCATCTGCAAGAAATAATCTCATCACAACAAAAGATCTTCTCCAACTATTCTTCGAGGTACTACCATCCAAAGTTTAGATTAACTGAGTCAAGTGAAACGGCATCCTCATTTGGAGAAATAGATAATTTCAGTGCTCGTGCTCAATCTTCTGCTAAACTTGAACTGACTAAGGTTGTTCCAATAAACGAGTTTGATACCAAGGGGATCGCACCTACACACATTAATGGTTCAGATTGCCTGGAGGCCCTGGAGGCAGATGATAGGCAATTACAGGCTACACAGCATGAACCTGACAAAGTGGAAGACGTCTGTAAGAGATCTCTTGTGGAACAAAATGCCATGCTCTCCAACTCTGATAGGATGCAGTCAGTGCAGGAAGAGAATCTTCTATCAGCTATGGTCCCTGCTGATCAAAATGATGATCGCTGCAGACCTGATGACACTGGTAGTGATCAGGAGAACTTCGTGGACGCTCTTAATAACATGGAATCAGAGGGTGAAGCACATGCTgagatgaaaataaaaaaggacCCTGGTGCCAAGATGGAATTGGATGAATTGAACTTTCACCGCGATGAAGGTGAAAATGAACGGCACACAGAGTTTTCAGAACTAGGTCATGTAATAGACTCATCACCATGGTTGAATGATTCATACAATGGTGGAGAACCAAACCATGCAATATCTTCTAATACAAATTTCAGTGGTGTTGATTGCACCAATGATGAAGAGCCTTCTAATGATGTTGACCTAATGGAAATGGATGTCAGCTCATCATCCAGTGTATTCTCTGACGACAATGATGTTTTTAGGACCAATGGTAATATGAATGGTTTTCAACAATACCAGGAGGCATCTTTGTCCAATGATCATCATGCTGTGATTGCCCATAGTTCTGATAAACAGTCATCCCAGAAATCTAGTGGCTTGGATG GTTCCTCTATCGAAAGCAATGATTTTATTGAAAAACCATTTCACTCATTGGAGGATGATAAAAACTTTGCACCAGATGGTACTTCTGTGATATTGGGCAGACCTAATGATGTATCACAGTGTGAAGAAGAAATTGAAGTTGGAAATGCTGATGATTCATTGCTGCAACCTACCATTTCCAATCAAGAAGTACATAGGTCCAATAACCAACTTGAAGGTGTGGCTATGCACGCAAGCATTTCATCTGGAAAAGTTGCATCTTTCCCTGATATGGATCCTGGTATGTGCACAAAGGACTTGGAGTTGGACAATGTTTTAGTTCCTAAAGAAACTGTTGCAAATACACCCCCAACAGGTTTAGGTACTGATCATATCCACGAGCATGTGGACG AGCTTGATTCGGGAGTTGCACCAATCAATTCAAGCATTCAGAGTGATTCGACATATGAATCAGATGATGATGACATGGCTGAAGATTTGAACTCTCTACCAGAAGATGATCTATATAAGCATGACGTAGAGGACCTATATAAGCATGTTTTAGAGGATGATGGAATAATTGCGCTAGGAAAAGGGCCTTGTTCCACTAGGGCCAACATGCATCAAGAGGACCCTATGGAAGTCTCTGATGTGCGTGGGGACTTCTCTAATGGTCAAGAGCTCCCAGTACTCACTGAAACTGCATCTCCTCAAGGAGAATtagtaggaggaggagagctccCATTACTCACTGAAACTGCATCTCCtcaaggaggagaagaagatctTGCAGATGAGGTGGTTGTGATCTCTTCTCGTGATCTGAATGATGAGAAGAAGCCATCGTTGGCTGAGGTCCCACTAGCTTGCGGTGATGCCTCTCTGCTTGACAGTAGTGCTTCCTGTTTGGAACATGACGAGTCTACTGAAACAGGAGAAATTGCAAAAAGTGATGAAGTTCTGGTCAATGTTGAGGTTGCAGAAGAATCCATCACTGGCAGGTTTACTGATGACATGACACCTTTTCAAGAGGATCTTCCTGATGGTGCCAAATATAGTGAGGATGCAGAATTTTTGGCTAATCCTAGGGTGGACAACTCTAGGCACGATGTGCAATTACAGTCTAGTTCCCCTTGCAGGGAAGAGTTGGAAACAGTGAAAGCTCCATGTGAAAATCTTTGTGCATTAGATGAATCAAGAGAGCATATATTCGAGAAAAGTGTGTTGCAGATAAACAATCTTCCCCAGCATATTGAAACAAAAAATACAGGTGAAGCATGTAGTGACATTGATGATATTCAACATCTTTCAGCATTGCATTGTCCGAAAAATCCTGTTTGTCAAGAGGAATTACCAGACGAGACCAATCTTAGTGCTGACGTTCAGTATCATTGTGATGTGGAGAAGGGTGGTGCAGTAATCTTGAATAGTAAAATGGTGGAAGAACAACCAGAAAATATTGATTTGGTGAGGGAGCCTCGTGCTCAAGATTCTTTTGGTACAAACCCATTCATGGATCCTGGGTACAAAGCGAATCATGCTCTAGCTGATCCGTGTCCTAGCTATCAACCATGTTTCTCTGAGGAAGAACAGGATTTTATTTCAGAACTATTAATCCCTCATGGTAATATGGGAATCGAAGACCTGAATCCGGTTCCGGTTGCTGATTCCCTCTGGGAACCTGCAACTCCACCTGATGAGGTGCCATTGCCATCAGAAGTTATGACTGAGGAGGACTTCAGATCGTTCTGCCATGAGTACCACGAGATGGATCTGACAGCAACGCCTGAAAGTATTGATGATAAACCAGCCTCAGATTCTAATGTCGTCTCAAGTAGTTTGGTGACCAGTGAGTCGGAGTTCCTCTATTGTGTCTCTGCAGTACGGACAGGAGTGGACCAGGAGGAATCCAGGGATGCTCCAGATGATACATTGATGCACTTTTCTGCCAAAGCGGATCCTGATGACAAGGCAGCAAATTCTGACTTAAAATCCGATGAGCCCTTCATTGATGAGAAAATTCATGAATTAGGTGTCCCTTCTGTTCCAATGGAACTAGAGGTGGAACAACATGCCTTGCATGAGGTTGATTCTCATGGTGATTCCCAGTTGTTGGATAATGACATGATCGATGAAACATGTAGCTCTCCTTCAGGCAACAGTATTGCAGTGAAAGATAAACAGGAAACCTGTGCCAATCTTGTTTCACGTGCTTTTATTAATGAAAGGACAGATGAACTAGAAGTTCCTGTGAGTAACTCCGTATTGTTGGAACCATCAGAAGAAGTTCATGACTCGGATGAATATAATTACCAAGATGTTCCATGGTCTTCAACTGATGAGGGGAGAGATGAAGTGGATGCCCATCCGTTGAGCAAACGAATTCAAACCCAGGGATCAGAAGCTCTTGTTTTAGGCGAACTTGATTCTCGAGCTGTTCCATCTTGCTCTGTTAATGAGATGGCAGATCATGTAGATGCCCCTCCTTTGAGTACTGTTCTTGAAGCAGAACAGGAACCAGAAGATTGTATATCAGGAGAGCATAATTCTCAAGTCACCAAATCTTCTTTGGTTGATGAGAAGATAGGTGAACTGGATGATGCCTCTCCATTGAGCAATACTCTCCTAGCGGAAATGGAGAGAGAAGTTTGTGTCCCAGGAAAATCTGCTTCTCAAATCGCTTCATGTTCTCCAACACCAAGTAATGAGAAAATAGATGAACTAAATGCCCCTCCGTTGAGCAGTTCTGGTTTAATAGAACTCGAGTCAGAAGACAGTGTCTCTGGTGATCTTGATTCCCAAATCATTCCGTGCTCTTCACCTAATGATAAGACTAATGAACCAGATGGTGCTACATCAACTCATGTTCTTCCGGTGGAGTTAGAGCAGGAAGTGTGTTCATTCCCAGAATTGGATTCTCTAGTTGCTCCATGTTCCTTGAATGATGATAAGGTTTGTGAGCTAGATGAACCTCCATGCAAGCAATTGGAATCAGAGAACGGATCTTATTGCTTGCCTCAAGTTGATTGCCAAATCGAACCATGTTATTCAGAATCAGTTGTACTATCTGAGGCATCGACAATGTCTTCTGCTAATGCCATGCCAAGTACTGAGGAAACATATCGGTTGTCGTCTCCTGTTCCACCACCCAACGAACCGTTTTCAAATGTTTCCTATGAAGATCCTCAAAAaccaccacctctccctcctcttctatGGAGGCTTGGAAAGCCTCGCTTAGGAATTGCAAGTACAAAAGGCCATATGCTTGAGCCTGAAAGAGGGAAAGGTCCTGTTTTGCATACTTCAGATGCAGGGATGGATAATATGCCAGGTTGCCTAAGTGGAATGACTGAATCAATAGAGCCGGTTTCCTCTCAAGAGATCAAAGAGAGGCATCTAGATCCTATATTAGACAATAATGAGCGAGGAGTAGAGTTCAGAAGATTGGCTACACCTCCGACAGCAAATGATGTTGCAGTGACTGAACATGTTCAGTTATTTTCAGATGCTTGTGAGAACATTAAGCATCAGGAGCGTGTGTCTTCATCAGAAACAGAGGCTGAGGAACATCAGAATGGCACTGGGATCACAGATGTAATGGATTCACACCCACCAAAACCATTGTTTCTAGTTCCATCAATCAGCCAGCAGGGCCTTCAGGGGTCCGTTTTTCCTTCGGATACTTCAGACAATGGTGAGCATTCTAGTTATACTTCTCGAGCGGTATCAGAGGATGAAAAAACAGTGGATGACCACAATGCTGCATGTGCCATGGACTTGCACATAACAAGCTCTTCAGCATCAAGTCATGTTTCAGAGAATGGGTGTAACCAGCAATCTCATGGTGAATCGCTCCCAGTGACTTCAGTTGATAAAGTGCATACTTCAGATGCATCATGCGAGGACAACAAACTAAAAAACCATTTTATCACAAGCGAGGTGTGTTCAGACGCAACAAATCTTTCTGCATCAGGCTTGCTGACGGAAGAAGAAAATATCCATAATGTGGAGGATCAGTATGAAGGCCCATTACCTAGTGAAGAATCATCAGGATGTCTAGATTACCCACATGATGACCACAATTCGGAGAAAGAAGACATACACCAGCCAGATGGGTATGCAGCAAGCCCTGGCAATAATAACCACTTTGATAGCTCTCATGAAGGTGGCTATTTACATGCCGAGCAGCCACCAGTCATGGGCTGGACTGTGAGACCCCAGATGCTTCATCCAAATTACGGCATCTCAATGGAAGAGAACCAATTTGAACCAAAGGTTGAAGATCATCTACTAATCAAGAAACCAGTTTCAATTAGAAATATCCCAAGGAATCCACTGGTTGATGCTGTTGCTGCCCATGATAGAAGCACG ATGCGGAAGGTTTCAGAACTTGTGGCCCCAACTGATAAGTCAAAACCTAATGAAAGAAACCTGTTGCTAGAGCAGATAAGGAACAAG ACCTTCAACCTGAAGCCGGTGAGTTCAGCTAAGCAGCCAACAATCAGAACCCCTCCTAGAGCCTCAACAAGGAACTTGAAAGTTGCTGCCATAATAGAGAAAGCGAACGCCATACGACAG GCGGTTGGAAGCGACGATGAAGACGGAGATAATTGGAGTGAATCGAGTGACACATGA